A genomic segment from Micropterus dolomieu isolate WLL.071019.BEF.003 ecotype Adirondacks linkage group LG03, ASM2129224v1, whole genome shotgun sequence encodes:
- the entpd3 gene encoding ectonucleoside triphosphate diphosphohydrolase 3 isoform X1, with amino-acid sequence MDSWILFNFYRGPLKLPYFLLCFFITYSEPSHSHSQVRSTDRLLKEMASKQQMGYKCRVAGVLLLLLASIAALVAVAIIQDTWRSKEYTSEYGIVIDSGSSRSNVYLYEWPGEKENETGVVTEIMNCKVPGDGISEMRVDPQKDAASWKGFKDCMDNITKAIPAEKHKTTPLFLGATAGMRLLHKKDERRSNEILANLTDYLSSLPFTFQNASIISGQEEGLYGWITANYLMGNFLEKNLWNTYVRPEGAKTVGSMDLGGASTQIAFAVQDDLRGADYMHVKLYGYPYNVYTHSFLCYGKNEAEKRILDKVVQESSDPANVFNPCYPDGYNTTMNASSIYDTECTQKPKRYNPNQEFTIVGAADSDKCRSIVKSIFDFKTCSSSQCSFNGVEQPPVTGDFMAYAGFFFIAKALELNGKSDLDKFNTTVKKFCHTNWTVLRKEKKMISEKHLRTYCYGAHYIFTLLADGYKFDRETWKNINFEREVKKTSIGWSLGYMLSMSNMIPSEVKETPPMTNPIFAGLIFLFSALTIVTVVLVFIILIRTCY; translated from the exons CTCCCATATTTCCTGCTCTGTTTCTTCATCACTTATTCAGAGCCATCTCACTCCCACTCCCAAGTAAGATCTACCGACCGGCTCCTCAAG GAAATGGCTTCCAAACAGCAAATGGGCTACAAGTGTCGTGTAGCAGGAgtgcttcttcttctccttgcCAGTATTGCTGCTCTTGTTGCGGTTGCCATCATCCAGGACACATGGAGGTCTAAAGAGTACACCTCAGAG taTGGCATAGTGATAGACTCAGGTTCATCTCGTTCCAATGTGTACCTGTATGAGTGGCCAGGGGAGAAGGAGAATGAAACAGGAGTGGTGACTGAGATAATGAACTGTAAAGTTCCTG GTGATGGTATCTCAGAGATGAGAGTAGACCCACAGAAAGATGCTGCATCGTGGAAAGGATTCAAAGACTGCATGGACAACATCACCAAGGCCATTcctgctgaaaaacacaaaaccacaccTCTATTTCTGGGAGCTACTGCTGGAATGAGACTGCTACA TAAGAAGGATGAACGGAGGTCCAATGAAATCCTGGCAAATCTCACTGACTACTTGAGTTCTTTGCCTTTCACCTTCCAAAATGCTTCCATCATTTCTGGTCAAGAAGAAGGGCTGTATGGGTGGATCACAGCCAACTACCTCATGGGAAACTTCCTTGAG AAAAACCTATGGAACACTTATGTACGCCCAGAAGGGGCAAAGACTGTCGGGTCCATGGACCTTGGTGGAGCATCAACACAGATTGCCTTTGCAGTCCAGGATGATCTCAGGGGGGCTGACTACATGCATGTCAAACTGTATGGTTACCCTTACAATGTCTACACACACAGTTTCCTCTGCTATGGCAAAAATGAGGCTGAGAAGAGGATTCTCGACAAAGTAGTCCAG GAATCTTCTGACCCAGCCAATGTTTTTAACCCCTGCTACCCTGACGGTTACAACACTACCATGAATGCCTCGTCCATTTATGATACAGAGTGCACACAGAAGCCAAAAAGATACAACCCAAATCAAGAATTCACAATAGTGGGAGCCGCTGACTCAGACAAGTGCAGGAGCATCGTGAAGTCCATATTTGATTTCAAGACTTGCTCCTCATCCCAGTGCTCCTTCAATGGGGTCGAGCAGCCACCCGTCACTGGAGATTTTATG GCATATGCAGGATTTTTCTTCATCGCTAAGGCATTGGAGCTGAATGGCAAGTCAGATCTTGATAAATTCAACACCACAGTTAAGAAATTCTGCCACACAAATTGGACAGTG ctgaggaaagaaaagaaaatgatctCCGAGAAACACCTTAGGACTTACTGCTATGGAGCTCACTACATCTTTACTTTGCTGGCAGATGGATACAAGTTTGACAGAGAGACCTGGAAAAACATCAACTTCGAAAGAGAG gTAAAGAAAACCAGCATAGGTTGGAGTTTGGGCTACATGCTGAGTATGTCCAACATGATCCCGTCTGAAGTGAAAGAAACACCGCCCATGACAAACCCTATTTTTGCCGGACTTATCTTTCTATTTTCAGCACTAACCATTGTAACTGTTGTCTTAGTTTTCATCATCCTTATTCGCACTTGCTATTGA
- the entpd3 gene encoding ectonucleoside triphosphate diphosphohydrolase 3 isoform X2 — protein sequence MASKQQMGYKCRVAGVLLLLLASIAALVAVAIIQDTWRSKEYTSEYGIVIDSGSSRSNVYLYEWPGEKENETGVVTEIMNCKVPGDGISEMRVDPQKDAASWKGFKDCMDNITKAIPAEKHKTTPLFLGATAGMRLLHKKDERRSNEILANLTDYLSSLPFTFQNASIISGQEEGLYGWITANYLMGNFLEKNLWNTYVRPEGAKTVGSMDLGGASTQIAFAVQDDLRGADYMHVKLYGYPYNVYTHSFLCYGKNEAEKRILDKVVQESSDPANVFNPCYPDGYNTTMNASSIYDTECTQKPKRYNPNQEFTIVGAADSDKCRSIVKSIFDFKTCSSSQCSFNGVEQPPVTGDFMAYAGFFFIAKALELNGKSDLDKFNTTVKKFCHTNWTVLRKEKKMISEKHLRTYCYGAHYIFTLLADGYKFDRETWKNINFEREVKKTSIGWSLGYMLSMSNMIPSEVKETPPMTNPIFAGLIFLFSALTIVTVVLVFIILIRTCY from the exons ATGGCTTCCAAACAGCAAATGGGCTACAAGTGTCGTGTAGCAGGAgtgcttcttcttctccttgcCAGTATTGCTGCTCTTGTTGCGGTTGCCATCATCCAGGACACATGGAGGTCTAAAGAGTACACCTCAGAG taTGGCATAGTGATAGACTCAGGTTCATCTCGTTCCAATGTGTACCTGTATGAGTGGCCAGGGGAGAAGGAGAATGAAACAGGAGTGGTGACTGAGATAATGAACTGTAAAGTTCCTG GTGATGGTATCTCAGAGATGAGAGTAGACCCACAGAAAGATGCTGCATCGTGGAAAGGATTCAAAGACTGCATGGACAACATCACCAAGGCCATTcctgctgaaaaacacaaaaccacaccTCTATTTCTGGGAGCTACTGCTGGAATGAGACTGCTACA TAAGAAGGATGAACGGAGGTCCAATGAAATCCTGGCAAATCTCACTGACTACTTGAGTTCTTTGCCTTTCACCTTCCAAAATGCTTCCATCATTTCTGGTCAAGAAGAAGGGCTGTATGGGTGGATCACAGCCAACTACCTCATGGGAAACTTCCTTGAG AAAAACCTATGGAACACTTATGTACGCCCAGAAGGGGCAAAGACTGTCGGGTCCATGGACCTTGGTGGAGCATCAACACAGATTGCCTTTGCAGTCCAGGATGATCTCAGGGGGGCTGACTACATGCATGTCAAACTGTATGGTTACCCTTACAATGTCTACACACACAGTTTCCTCTGCTATGGCAAAAATGAGGCTGAGAAGAGGATTCTCGACAAAGTAGTCCAG GAATCTTCTGACCCAGCCAATGTTTTTAACCCCTGCTACCCTGACGGTTACAACACTACCATGAATGCCTCGTCCATTTATGATACAGAGTGCACACAGAAGCCAAAAAGATACAACCCAAATCAAGAATTCACAATAGTGGGAGCCGCTGACTCAGACAAGTGCAGGAGCATCGTGAAGTCCATATTTGATTTCAAGACTTGCTCCTCATCCCAGTGCTCCTTCAATGGGGTCGAGCAGCCACCCGTCACTGGAGATTTTATG GCATATGCAGGATTTTTCTTCATCGCTAAGGCATTGGAGCTGAATGGCAAGTCAGATCTTGATAAATTCAACACCACAGTTAAGAAATTCTGCCACACAAATTGGACAGTG ctgaggaaagaaaagaaaatgatctCCGAGAAACACCTTAGGACTTACTGCTATGGAGCTCACTACATCTTTACTTTGCTGGCAGATGGATACAAGTTTGACAGAGAGACCTGGAAAAACATCAACTTCGAAAGAGAG gTAAAGAAAACCAGCATAGGTTGGAGTTTGGGCTACATGCTGAGTATGTCCAACATGATCCCGTCTGAAGTGAAAGAAACACCGCCCATGACAAACCCTATTTTTGCCGGACTTATCTTTCTATTTTCAGCACTAACCATTGTAACTGTTGTCTTAGTTTTCATCATCCTTATTCGCACTTGCTATTGA